The following coding sequences are from one Planctomycetota bacterium window:
- the rbsK gene encoding ribokinase, with protein MDYPRIVVVGSMNVDLVVKSARLPTPGETVIGGDFHEVHGGKGANQAVALARLGANCSMIAKVGSDRFGDDALEELAGEGLDVDQVTRAAHLKTGVAIIAIDERGENQISVASGANAALLPEDIDRAAGLLRHADMLVVQLEVPLATVKHALEMARAAGVRTLLDPAPVPAGGVDDAILSLVDYLKPNETEAEQLTGIKVLDEVTACRAAAELRRRGARHVVITLGGQGAVCDDGQLVRLVPGEEVATVDTTAAGDAFSAGLAVALARGQALDRAVAYANLVGALTVTRLGAHTSLPTAAEVLAFAEARGLKL; from the coding sequence ATGGACTATCCTCGCATTGTCGTCGTCGGCAGCATGAACGTCGATCTGGTCGTGAAGAGTGCTCGACTGCCCACGCCGGGCGAAACCGTGATCGGGGGCGACTTCCATGAAGTCCACGGGGGCAAAGGGGCCAACCAGGCCGTCGCCCTGGCTCGCTTGGGCGCGAATTGCTCGATGATCGCCAAGGTCGGCAGCGACCGCTTTGGCGACGACGCGCTGGAGGAGCTAGCGGGCGAAGGACTCGACGTCGACCAGGTGACGCGCGCCGCGCACCTAAAGACGGGCGTGGCGATCATTGCCATCGACGAGCGTGGTGAAAACCAGATTTCGGTGGCCTCGGGGGCCAACGCCGCGCTGTTGCCCGAGGATATTGATCGGGCGGCCGGTTTGCTCCGCCATGCCGACATGCTCGTCGTCCAGTTGGAAGTGCCGCTGGCAACGGTGAAGCACGCGCTGGAAATGGCGCGTGCTGCCGGTGTGAGGACGCTGCTCGATCCCGCGCCGGTGCCGGCCGGCGGCGTTGACGATGCGATTCTAAGTCTGGTCGATTACCTGAAGCCGAACGAGACCGAAGCCGAGCAGCTTACGGGTATCAAGGTGCTCGACGAAGTGACGGCCTGTCGAGCCGCCGCCGAACTGCGCCGGCGCGGCGCGCGGCACGTGGTAATCACATTGGGTGGCCAAGGGGCTGTCTGCGACGACGGCCAACTGGTGCGATTGGTGCCTGGCGAGGAAGTCGCCACGGTCGACACCACCGCGGCTGGCGACGCCTTTTCGGCGGGACTGGCCGTGGCGCTGGCCCGGGGGCAGGCGTTGGATCGCGCCGTCGCCTATGCTAACCTCGTGGGCGCGTTGACCGTGACTCGGCTCGGCGCTCACACCTCGCTGCCCACCGCCGCCGAAGTGCTGGCCTTTGCCGAAGCGCGCGGCCTGAAGTTGTAA
- a CDS encoding SGNH/GDSL hydrolase family protein: MKTILCFGDSNTWGYIPGTAARYERHNRWPGVMQAALGAGFLVIEEGLNSRTTVLDDPTRGPGRNGLTYLGPCLDTHAPIDLVLLMLGTNDLKHRFGLSAGDIAVNITALLSTIQKSGTGPASASPKVLLMSPPHIGPLTGLADIFEGAEGKSQQLARHYQQAAAQFNVEFFDVATQVTASPLDGVHWAADQHTRLGARMADLARVALGG, encoded by the coding sequence ATGAAAACGATTCTCTGTTTTGGCGACTCGAACACCTGGGGTTACATCCCCGGCACTGCCGCTCGTTACGAACGTCACAATCGCTGGCCGGGAGTGATGCAAGCCGCGCTGGGCGCTGGGTTCTTGGTGATTGAAGAGGGGCTCAACAGCCGGACCACCGTGCTCGATGACCCGACACGTGGCCCCGGGCGAAATGGCTTGACGTACTTGGGACCATGCCTCGACACGCACGCTCCGATCGACCTGGTGTTGTTGATGCTTGGCACGAACGACCTGAAGCACCGCTTCGGTTTGTCGGCGGGTGACATTGCCGTGAACATCACGGCTCTGCTCAGCACCATTCAAAAAAGTGGCACGGGCCCGGCCAGCGCGTCTCCGAAGGTTCTGTTGATGAGCCCGCCGCATATTGGCCCCCTGACGGGTCTGGCCGACATTTTCGAAGGGGCCGAGGGAAAGTCACAACAGCTCGCGCGCCATTACCAACAGGCCGCCGCTCAGTTCAACGTCGAGTTCTTTGACGTGGCCACGCAGGTCACTGCCAGTCCGCTCGACGGCGTTCATTGGGCCGCCGATCAACATACCCGGCTCGGCGCGCGCATGGCCGACCTGGCGCGCGTCGCCCTCGGCGGCTAA
- a CDS encoding alpha/beta hydrolase has product MLCSLRFVRHTLLVSALLALAPLFGMAAEAPQVIPVWPADVPGEKGDVGDEHEQPLKPNDNTIRVANVTRPTLTIFRPAKDKDTGATVIICPGGGYNILAFNKEGTEVAEWLNSIGVTGMVLKYRVPARKGLERHAAPLQDAQRAIGLVRQRASEWGLDPNRIGILGFSAGGHLAAAASNNYDQRTYPTVDAADVVNCRPDFSLLIYPAYLVNKENNALAPEMKITANTPKTFIVMTEDDGVRVEGPLFYYLALKQAKVPAEMHLYPTGGHGYGLRPSEHTVSTWPARAGEWLKAQGFLTARN; this is encoded by the coding sequence ATGCTCTGTTCGCTGCGATTTGTGCGCCATACCCTGTTGGTCTCGGCCCTGTTGGCGCTCGCGCCGTTGTTTGGCATGGCGGCCGAAGCGCCGCAGGTGATTCCTGTCTGGCCGGCGGACGTGCCGGGCGAGAAAGGGGACGTCGGCGACGAGCACGAGCAGCCGCTGAAGCCGAACGACAATACGATTCGCGTTGCCAATGTCACGCGACCGACGCTGACGATCTTTCGCCCGGCCAAGGACAAGGACACCGGCGCGACCGTGATCATCTGTCCTGGTGGTGGCTATAACATTCTAGCCTTCAACAAAGAAGGAACCGAAGTCGCCGAGTGGCTCAATTCGATTGGCGTGACCGGCATGGTGCTCAAGTACCGCGTGCCGGCGCGCAAGGGATTGGAACGTCACGCGGCACCGCTACAGGACGCCCAGCGCGCCATCGGCCTGGTCCGTCAACGGGCCAGCGAGTGGGGCCTCGATCCGAATCGAATCGGCATTCTTGGTTTCTCGGCGGGGGGACATCTGGCGGCGGCGGCATCGAACAACTATGACCAGCGCACCTATCCCACGGTTGACGCGGCCGACGTGGTGAACTGTCGCCCCGATTTCTCGTTGCTGATCTATCCGGCCTATCTGGTCAACAAAGAGAACAACGCGCTCGCGCCGGAAATGAAAATCACCGCCAACACTCCCAAGACGTTCATCGTGATGACCGAGGACGACGGAGTGCGCGTCGAAGGGCCGTTGTTCTATTACCTGGCGCTGAAGCAGGCCAAGGTTCCGGCCGAGATGCACTTGTATCCCACCGGCGGGCACGGCTATGGTCTGCGCCCCAGCGAGCACACGGTCAGCACCTGGCCCGCCCGCGCGGGCGAATGGCTGAAAGCGCAGGGCTTTCTGACTGCCAGGAATTAG
- a CDS encoding GNAT family N-acetyltransferase, with amino-acid sequence MARSRRLKVTCATSLETLRPLADRWNALAGGMPFRGWEWNSTWWRHYADRQRQLFVLLAHDAQRQLVGIAPCFVERSMLRGRRVRFLGSGEVCSDYTSLLAAPGAEQQVADNFADWLDGPGRPHWDRLDLDGQSADDLAGLALAEAMRRRHHAVEIEQQGNTWRVTLPSDWAAYVASLGRSPRSKVRKLERRMEADGGFQLCEVKSMDDFYRGFNILVELHQKRREFLGEPGCFASARFTSFHADIMRQLLGKGGLRLAWIEHNRRPIAIEYCLRSPSEMYYYQGGFDPAAADENPGWLQFMASIRGSIDAGCTTYDFLRGDEPYKALWQAQPRPLMRVQVIGRDASSRLRYAAEGTAQSAWRFAASRLRQPSVTTSQTPEPAIAE; translated from the coding sequence ATGGCTCGTTCTCGGCGTCTCAAAGTTACCTGCGCTACCTCGCTCGAAACACTGCGGCCGTTGGCCGATCGCTGGAATGCGCTGGCCGGGGGCATGCCGTTTCGCGGTTGGGAATGGAACTCCACCTGGTGGCGGCATTACGCCGATCGCCAGCGGCAACTGTTCGTCCTGTTGGCGCACGATGCCCAGCGGCAACTCGTGGGCATTGCCCCCTGCTTTGTCGAGCGGAGCATGCTGCGCGGGCGGCGGGTTCGCTTTCTGGGCTCCGGCGAAGTCTGTTCCGATTACACGTCGTTGCTCGCCGCGCCGGGTGCCGAGCAACAGGTGGCCGACAATTTCGCCGACTGGCTCGATGGGCCGGGACGACCGCACTGGGACCGGCTCGATCTCGATGGCCAGTCCGCCGACGATCTGGCCGGGCTCGCGCTGGCCGAGGCCATGCGCCGCCGCCACCATGCCGTCGAAATCGAGCAGCAAGGCAACACCTGGCGCGTGACGTTGCCGAGTGATTGGGCCGCGTACGTGGCCAGTCTGGGCCGGTCGCCGCGGTCCAAGGTCCGCAAGCTGGAACGGCGGATGGAAGCTGACGGCGGCTTTCAATTGTGCGAAGTGAAGTCGATGGATGACTTCTACCGCGGGTTCAACATTCTGGTCGAGCTGCACCAGAAGCGGCGCGAGTTCCTGGGCGAGCCGGGCTGCTTTGCCTCGGCGCGCTTTACCTCGTTCCACGCCGACATCATGCGGCAACTGCTCGGCAAGGGAGGGTTGCGGCTGGCCTGGATCGAACACAACCGGCGGCCGATCGCCATTGAGTATTGCTTGCGCTCGCCGAGCGAGATGTATTACTATCAAGGGGGCTTCGACCCGGCGGCGGCCGACGAGAACCCCGGCTGGCTGCAATTCATGGCCAGCATCCGGGGATCGATCGATGCCGGCTGCACAACGTATGACTTCTTGCGCGGCGACGAGCCGTACAAGGCGTTGTGGCAGGCGCAGCCGCGCCCGCTGATGCGTGTGCAGGTCATTGGGCGTGACGCTTCGTCGCGGCTGCGCTACGCGGCCGAGGGAACGGCCCAGTCGGCCTGGCGCTTCGCGGCCAGTCGGTTGCGGCAGCCAAGCGTGACAACGTCCCAGACGCCCGAGCCCGCCATCGCCGAGTAA
- a CDS encoding formylglycine-generating enzyme family protein, which produces MLHARLFLLVAFLAAPLVSTARAEEAKVITNSLGMKLVLIPAGEFMMGAEEDRSETLNYFPYCDPKWLDGETPRHKVRITKPFYLGKYEVTMDEFLDFYHDGNYRTEIERDGKKSWGYDRDGRIESNKWRFWKPGWEIGRDHPVVYVTWNDATAFCQWLSKKEGKTYRLPTEAEWEYACRAGTNSRYHCGNNPIDLVRYGNVADKDRSVGYEKDTIATYDEHGKKKDTHIPFPFIQRRDGYKWTAPVGKFQPNAFGLHDMHGNVWEWCSDGYDENYYAHSPVDDPRGPSAGLSRVLRGGGFDNTPVDLRCAPRFFEDPSYRVSDLGFRVVCER; this is translated from the coding sequence ATGCTGCACGCTCGGTTGTTTTTGCTTGTCGCGTTCCTCGCCGCTCCCCTGGTTTCTACGGCTCGCGCCGAAGAAGCGAAAGTCATCACCAACAGTCTCGGCATGAAGCTCGTGCTGATTCCCGCCGGCGAGTTCATGATGGGGGCCGAAGAGGACCGGAGCGAAACGCTCAACTATTTCCCTTATTGCGATCCCAAATGGCTCGACGGCGAAACGCCACGTCACAAGGTCCGCATCACCAAGCCCTTTTACCTGGGCAAATACGAAGTGACGATGGACGAGTTTCTGGACTTCTATCACGACGGCAACTATCGAACCGAGATCGAACGCGACGGCAAAAAAAGCTGGGGATACGATCGCGACGGCCGGATCGAGTCGAACAAGTGGCGATTCTGGAAGCCAGGCTGGGAAATCGGCCGCGATCATCCCGTGGTGTATGTCACCTGGAACGACGCCACCGCGTTTTGCCAATGGCTGAGTAAAAAGGAAGGAAAAACGTACCGACTGCCCACCGAGGCCGAGTGGGAGTACGCCTGCCGCGCCGGCACGAACAGCCGCTATCATTGCGGCAACAACCCCATCGATTTAGTGCGCTATGGGAACGTGGCCGACAAAGATCGGAGCGTCGGATACGAAAAGGACACCATCGCTACGTATGATGAACACGGAAAAAAGAAGGACACCCACATTCCCTTCCCGTTTATTCAACGCCGCGACGGCTATAAGTGGACCGCACCGGTGGGCAAGTTCCAGCCCAATGCGTTTGGTTTGCACGACATGCACGGCAACGTCTGGGAGTGGTGTTCCGATGGGTACGACGAAAACTACTACGCTCATTCCCCCGTTGACGATCCACGGGGGCCCAGCGCCGGCTTGTCGCGTGTGTTGCGTGGCGGCGGTTTCGACAACACCCCAGTGGATCTGCGGTGTGCCCCCCGTTTCTTCGAAGATCCATCGTACCGTGTCTCCGACCTCGGTTTTCGTGTGGTGTGTGAGCGGTAG
- a CDS encoding uracil-DNA glycosylase, which produces MSQAWTRLNEQIVGCERCPRLRAYCQRIGRERKKAFADHDYWMRPVPNFGAPSGRLLIVGLAPAAHGANRTGRMFTGDRSGEWLYRALHRAGFASQPMSESRDDKLRLIDCAITATCHCAPPDNKPLPDEIAACQDWLTETFDLVPARVYLALGQIGWRAIVGQARARDWYAGALPKFAHGAEVSLGPGRTLLGSYHPSQQNTFTGRLTEPMFDAIFTRARKLLEPPKRGKV; this is translated from the coding sequence ATGAGCCAAGCCTGGACACGCCTGAACGAACAAATCGTCGGCTGTGAGCGCTGTCCGCGGTTGCGCGCCTATTGCCAGCGCATCGGCCGCGAGCGGAAGAAAGCCTTCGCCGATCACGACTATTGGATGCGGCCCGTGCCGAACTTTGGCGCACCGAGCGGCCGCTTGTTGATCGTCGGCCTCGCGCCGGCCGCGCACGGAGCAAACCGCACGGGGCGGATGTTCACCGGCGATCGCAGCGGCGAATGGCTGTACCGCGCGCTGCATCGCGCTGGCTTTGCTTCGCAGCCAATGTCCGAGTCGCGCGATGACAAGCTGCGGTTAATCGATTGCGCCATCACCGCGACCTGCCACTGTGCGCCGCCGGACAATAAACCGTTGCCAGACGAGATTGCCGCTTGCCAGGACTGGCTGACCGAGACGTTTGATTTAGTGCCGGCGCGGGTTTACCTGGCGCTGGGACAAATCGGCTGGCGGGCCATTGTCGGGCAAGCCCGAGCGCGCGACTGGTACGCCGGGGCGCTCCCCAAGTTCGCCCACGGGGCCGAGGTCTCGCTCGGCCCTGGGCGCACGCTGCTGGGAAGCTACCACCCGAGTCAGCAGAACACCTTCACGGGCCGCTTGACCGAGCCAATGTTCGACGCGATTTTCACGCGCGCCCGCAAGTTGCTCGAACCGCCCAAGCGAGGCAAAGTCTAG
- a CDS encoding ThuA domain-containing protein — translation MHRTFSIWNYTIALLIALSTSHAIAAEKVRTLIVDGQNNHKVWPTTTKMMKQYLEQTGLFTVDVATTAPAGADPNFHPAFNDYQLVVSNYNGAPWPESTQADFEKFARSGGGVVIVHAADNAFGNWAEYNRMIGLGGWGGRNQQSGPFVYLDKGEKLVRDEAPGNGGHHGSQHPFQVVVRDAEHPITRGMPRAWMHAKDELYDSLRGPALEMEVLATAYADPATGGTGRHEPMMMTVKYHAGRVFHTPMGHAEYSQECVGFIITLQRGAEWAATGKVTQSIPTDFPTATEERARKFAAGAE, via the coding sequence ATGCACCGGACGTTTTCGATTTGGAACTACACGATTGCGTTGCTGATTGCCTTATCGACCTCGCACGCCATCGCGGCCGAGAAGGTGCGGACGCTGATCGTCGACGGCCAGAACAATCATAAGGTCTGGCCCACGACGACCAAGATGATGAAGCAATACCTCGAGCAAACGGGTCTGTTCACGGTGGACGTGGCCACGACCGCGCCGGCGGGGGCCGATCCGAACTTCCACCCGGCGTTCAACGATTACCAATTGGTGGTGTCGAACTACAACGGCGCGCCGTGGCCTGAGTCGACCCAAGCCGACTTCGAAAAGTTCGCCCGCTCGGGGGGCGGCGTGGTGATTGTCCACGCGGCCGACAACGCCTTTGGCAACTGGGCCGAGTACAACCGGATGATCGGCCTGGGCGGCTGGGGGGGCCGAAATCAGCAATCGGGACCATTCGTGTATCTGGACAAGGGCGAGAAGCTGGTCCGTGACGAAGCCCCCGGCAACGGCGGCCACCACGGCAGCCAGCATCCGTTCCAGGTCGTGGTTCGCGACGCCGAACACCCAATCACCCGCGGCATGCCCCGCGCGTGGATGCACGCCAAGGACGAACTGTACGATTCTCTCCGCGGCCCGGCCTTGGAGATGGAAGTCCTGGCGACGGCCTATGCCGACCCGGCAACCGGCGGCACCGGACGGCACGAGCCAATGATGATGACCGTCAAATACCACGCGGGTCGCGTCTTCCATACGCCGATGGGACACGCCGAATACTCGCAAGAGTGCGTGGGCTTCATCATCACGCTGCAACGTGGCGCCGAATGGGCCGCCACCGGCAAGGTGACGCAATCGATCCCGACGGATTTCCCAACCGCGACCGAAGAACGCGCCCGCAAGTTTGCGGCCGGAGCCGAGTGA
- a CDS encoding PQQ-like beta-propeller repeat protein → MKRRCFIQRTAACCTAIVVLLLTNQTRAEDWPRWRGVRGDGTWQAPPLPERWPKGGLKQTWRQPIGGGYAGVSVVGGRVYTMDRQKEPAEVERVVCFDAATGKSLWTHSYPVAYGDMAYGSGPRAQPTEYDGRVYTLGTQGHACCLDAAAGHVLWSVDTVKQLGARIPEWGLAASPFLWRDRVVLHIGAADGCLVALDRNSGQVIWRSGVDPAGYATPILVDSPTGEQLIAWTPEHIVGIDPSDGREEWSVPYKVTYGVSIATPIYQQGLVFVAGYWQGSKAIRLGPARNDAGLAWEDTKLLRGLMSQPLYRDGHVYLLDKQFGLTCFELATGTKKWDDKNEMTPRGRNPQAELVWLNDSDRAIILNAEGELILARLTPEGYHEQSRTKIIGPTWAHPAFAGRHVYARDDSELVCVELPVADGATPASRPSK, encoded by the coding sequence ATGAAACGTCGCTGCTTCATTCAACGAACCGCCGCTTGCTGTACGGCAATTGTAGTGTTGTTGTTGACCAATCAAACGCGCGCCGAAGATTGGCCTCGTTGGCGTGGCGTGCGCGGCGATGGTACCTGGCAAGCGCCGCCGTTGCCCGAGCGCTGGCCCAAGGGCGGCTTGAAGCAAACCTGGCGACAGCCCATCGGCGGCGGCTATGCGGGCGTGTCGGTCGTGGGCGGGCGCGTCTACACGATGGATCGCCAGAAAGAGCCGGCCGAAGTCGAGCGTGTCGTCTGTTTCGACGCCGCGACCGGCAAGTCACTTTGGACGCACAGTTATCCAGTAGCTTATGGCGACATGGCCTACGGCAGCGGGCCGCGAGCCCAGCCGACGGAATACGACGGCCGAGTGTACACGCTGGGGACGCAGGGGCATGCGTGCTGTCTTGACGCTGCGGCGGGCCACGTGCTCTGGTCCGTCGACACGGTCAAGCAACTGGGGGCGCGGATTCCCGAGTGGGGCCTGGCCGCGTCGCCGTTCCTTTGGCGCGATCGGGTCGTGCTGCACATCGGCGCGGCCGATGGTTGCCTGGTGGCGCTCGATCGCAACTCGGGGCAAGTAATCTGGCGCTCGGGCGTCGACCCGGCCGGGTATGCCACGCCGATCCTCGTCGACAGTCCCACGGGTGAACAACTCATCGCCTGGACCCCCGAACACATCGTGGGCATCGACCCAAGCGATGGACGCGAAGAATGGTCGGTTCCCTACAAGGTGACGTACGGCGTCTCGATTGCCACGCCGATCTATCAGCAAGGGCTCGTCTTCGTGGCTGGCTACTGGCAAGGTTCCAAGGCGATTCGCTTGGGACCGGCGCGAAACGACGCAGGGCTGGCTTGGGAAGACACGAAGCTGTTGCGCGGCCTGATGTCTCAGCCGCTGTATCGCGACGGCCACGTCTACCTGCTTGACAAACAGTTCGGACTGACGTGCTTCGAGTTGGCGACGGGAACGAAGAAGTGGGACGACAAGAATGAAATGACGCCACGCGGGCGCAATCCCCAGGCCGAGTTGGTGTGGTTGAACGACTCGGATCGGGCGATCATCCTGAACGCCGAAGGGGAATTGATCCTGGCCCGGCTCACGCCCGAGGGTTACCACGAGCAAAGTCGGACCAAGATCATCGGCCCAACGTGGGCCCATCCGGCTTTTGCCGGTCGGCACGTGTACGCACGCGATGATAGCGAGTTGGTCTGCGTCGAACTGCCGGTTGCTGACGGCGCAACCCCTGCCTCCCGGCCGAGCAAGTAG
- a CDS encoding DUF1501 domain-containing protein produces MSRAPQRCAGPITRRSALMFGTAALGGLGMGDFFRLQAQALMSTVAADRAVIFVWMPGGPPHMEMYDLKPNAPSEYRGEFRPINTNVSGMQVGELLPLHAKVADKYNIIRSVAHKFADHGGGHKRFMTGRDPKEPTGFVNDYPAVPSMIAKMVAGRRRGLPNYVCGADNGRQGIDVFSFGSAYLGNSTHPFMVAGNPAAKDFKIENLAPLPALEGRLEDRVALLNQFDNWQRRAEKTGVFDGLDEFNRRALELVTSEKARRAFDLSAEPEAVRERYGQHAYGQRALMARRLVEAGCTFVTMVMENPMPGEQLPNYVSYNWDSHAVNCHLFDDARVRFPRYDQAVTALIEDLYARGLDKRVLLVVTGEFGRTPRLSYQKGTSSGVMQPGRDHWPGAMSMIVSGGGMRTGQVIGATNAKGEYPTERPFTPNDLWATVLAHLGIDREHAFPDHTGRPMPLLPFGEPIAECRAQA; encoded by the coding sequence ATGAGTCGTGCTCCGCAACGCTGCGCCGGCCCGATCACGCGACGCTCGGCCTTGATGTTCGGCACCGCCGCTCTGGGCGGGCTGGGCATGGGGGACTTCTTCCGCCTACAGGCTCAGGCCTTGATGTCGACCGTGGCCGCGGATCGTGCGGTGATCTTTGTGTGGATGCCCGGCGGGCCGCCCCACATGGAGATGTACGATCTGAAGCCGAACGCCCCCAGCGAGTACCGGGGCGAGTTCCGGCCGATCAACACGAACGTCTCGGGCATGCAAGTCGGCGAGCTGTTGCCGCTGCACGCCAAGGTGGCCGACAAATACAACATCATCCGCTCGGTCGCCCACAAGTTCGCCGATCACGGCGGCGGGCACAAGCGATTCATGACCGGCCGCGACCCGAAAGAGCCGACTGGCTTCGTCAACGATTATCCAGCAGTCCCGTCGATGATCGCCAAGATGGTCGCCGGCCGTCGGCGCGGCTTGCCGAATTACGTCTGCGGCGCCGACAACGGTCGCCAAGGAATCGACGTCTTTTCGTTCGGCAGCGCGTACCTGGGGAACTCGACGCATCCGTTCATGGTCGCCGGCAACCCGGCGGCGAAGGACTTCAAGATCGAGAACCTGGCGCCGTTGCCGGCCTTGGAGGGGCGACTCGAAGACCGAGTGGCGTTACTCAATCAATTCGACAATTGGCAACGCCGCGCCGAGAAGACCGGCGTGTTCGACGGCCTTGATGAGTTCAACCGCCGCGCGCTCGAACTGGTGACCAGCGAAAAGGCTCGCCGCGCGTTCGATCTATCGGCCGAGCCCGAAGCCGTCCGCGAGCGCTACGGACAGCACGCCTATGGCCAGCGGGCTCTGATGGCCCGCCGGCTGGTCGAGGCCGGTTGCACGTTTGTCACGATGGTGATGGAAAACCCGATGCCGGGCGAGCAATTGCCGAATTACGTCAGCTACAACTGGGACTCGCACGCGGTCAACTGTCACCTGTTCGACGACGCGCGAGTGCGATTTCCGCGCTATGACCAGGCAGTGACGGCCTTGATTGAGGACTTGTACGCGCGCGGGCTCGACAAGCGCGTGCTCTTGGTTGTGACGGGTGAATTTGGCCGTACGCCGCGGCTTAGCTACCAGAAGGGGACTTCCAGCGGCGTGATGCAGCCCGGCCGGGATCATTGGCCCGGCGCGATGTCGATGATCGTCAGCGGCGGCGGCATGCGCACCGGCCAGGTGATCGGCGCAACGAATGCCAAGGGAGAGTATCCGACTGAGCGGCCGTTCACGCCGAACGATCTGTGGGCCACGGTGCTCGCCCACTTGGGAATCGATCGCGAGCATGCCTTCCCCGATCACACCGGTCGGCCGATGCCGCTATTGCCGTTTGGCGAGCCGATTGCCGAATGCCGCGCTCAGGCGTAG
- a CDS encoding SGNH/GDSL hydrolase family protein encodes MCIKIRNRSLRAVMAACLAMFAIAGSSRAGEFKLPALDGVRRVVFLGDSITHGGGYIDFTEAYLRLRRPDLVCEFVNLGLPSETVSGLSEPGHASGAFPRPDVHERLQRVLDQTKPDLVVACYGMNCGMYYPFSEDRFAKYQQGIRLLRERASKAGAKVLHITPPVFDPEPIRARTLPAGQEEYRQPYVGYNEVLDRYAAWLVEQRSQGWDVIDTHTPMNALLAAGRKTDPAFRLANDGVHLGPRGHWLIAQQLLIHWGVPAADVQNAESFEQATAGYPAAARVLRLVNERQGLMRNAWLSATGHLRPGVKAGLPLAEAQEKANAIADKLRATLAPQP; translated from the coding sequence ATGTGTATCAAGATTCGAAATAGGTCGTTGCGCGCTGTGATGGCTGCTTGCTTGGCGATGTTCGCAATTGCTGGCTCGTCGCGCGCCGGCGAGTTTAAGCTTCCGGCGCTCGACGGCGTGCGCCGCGTGGTCTTCCTGGGGGACAGCATCACCCACGGCGGCGGGTACATCGATTTCACCGAAGCCTATCTTCGGCTGCGTCGGCCCGATCTGGTTTGCGAGTTCGTGAACCTGGGACTGCCGAGCGAGACAGTCTCGGGCTTGTCCGAACCGGGGCATGCCAGCGGCGCGTTTCCGCGCCCTGACGTGCATGAACGCTTGCAACGCGTTCTCGACCAGACGAAGCCTGACCTGGTGGTAGCCTGTTACGGAATGAACTGCGGAATGTATTACCCGTTCAGCGAGGATCGCTTCGCCAAGTACCAGCAAGGGATTCGACTGTTGCGCGAGCGGGCCAGCAAGGCCGGCGCCAAGGTGTTGCACATCACACCACCAGTGTTCGATCCCGAACCGATCCGCGCACGCACCCTGCCCGCCGGCCAAGAGGAATATCGCCAGCCGTACGTGGGCTACAACGAAGTGCTCGATCGTTACGCGGCCTGGTTGGTCGAGCAGCGTTCGCAAGGCTGGGACGTGATCGACACCCACACGCCGATGAACGCCCTGCTGGCCGCCGGACGCAAAACTGATCCTGCGTTTCGATTGGCGAATGACGGTGTTCACCTGGGGCCGCGCGGGCATTGGCTGATCGCTCAGCAGTTGCTCATCCACTGGGGCGTACCGGCCGCCGACGTGCAAAACGCCGAGAGCTTCGAACAAGCCACGGCCGGCTACCCGGCGGCGGCGAGGGTGCTGCGACTGGTCAACGAGCGGCAAGGGCTGATGCGCAACGCCTGGTTGAGCGCGACGGGGCATTTGCGCCCTGGCGTCAAAGCAGGCCTGCCGCTGGCCGAAGCGCAAGAAAAGGCCAACGCGATTGCCGACAAGCTGCGAGCGACGCTCGCACCGCAGCCCTAA